A window of the Iodobacter fluviatilis genome harbors these coding sequences:
- the acpP gene encoding acyl carrier protein, whose amino-acid sequence MENIEQRVKKIVAEQLGVPETDVKIDSSFVNDLGADSLDTVELVMALEEEFECEIPDEEAEKITTVQQAIDFVNANLNK is encoded by the coding sequence ATGGAAAACATCGAACAGCGTGTTAAGAAGATCGTTGCCGAGCAACTTGGCGTGCCGGAAACAGACGTTAAGATTGACTCATCGTTTGTAAACGACCTCGGTGCCGATTCTCTCGATACCGTTGAACTCGTCATGGCACTGGAAGAAGAATTCGAGTGCGAAATTCCTGACGAAGAAGCCGAAAAGATTACTACCGTTCAGCAAGCTATTGACTTCGTCAATGCTAACCTGAACAAGTAA
- the fabF gene encoding beta-ketoacyl-ACP synthase II, with protein sequence MSKRRVVVTGLGHVSPVGNDVATGWANLLAGQSGITQITRFDASDLACTIAGEVKGFDITEYISAKDARRMDVFIHYGIAAALQAIKDAGLDDVADLDKTRVGVNIGSGIGGLWSIEQTSAAMLESGPRKIGPFFIPGCLINLVAGHVTILKGYQGPSYGIVSACTTGAHSIGDAARIIQYGDADVMVAGGAEGAISRLGMGGFAAMKALSTRNDDPATASRPWDTGRDGFVMGEGAGVLVLEEYEHAKKRGATIYAELIGFGMSSDAYHITSPTAEGPARGVSNALRDAGINPDEVDYVNAHGTSTPVGDANETNALKIAFGDHAKKLVVNSTKSMTGHLLGGAGGVEAIYSILALHHQVSPPTINIFEQDIAGGCDLDYVANTARDMKIGVAISNSFGFGGTNGTLVFRKI encoded by the coding sequence GTGTCTAAACGCAGAGTAGTTGTCACCGGCTTGGGACATGTCTCGCCGGTAGGCAATGATGTGGCTACCGGTTGGGCAAATTTGCTCGCTGGTCAGTCTGGCATCACCCAAATTACCCGTTTCGACGCCAGCGACCTGGCCTGCACCATTGCTGGTGAAGTCAAAGGTTTCGATATTACCGAGTACATCTCGGCAAAAGACGCACGCCGTATGGATGTGTTTATCCATTACGGTATCGCCGCAGCCCTGCAAGCGATTAAAGATGCAGGTCTCGATGATGTTGCGGATTTAGATAAAACACGCGTTGGCGTAAATATTGGTTCTGGTATCGGTGGCCTTTGGTCTATCGAGCAGACCAGCGCGGCGATGCTTGAAAGTGGCCCGCGTAAAATTGGCCCGTTCTTTATTCCGGGTTGCTTGATTAATCTGGTTGCAGGTCATGTAACCATTTTGAAGGGCTATCAGGGACCAAGTTATGGCATCGTTTCTGCATGTACTACCGGTGCGCATAGCATTGGCGATGCGGCCCGTATTATTCAATACGGTGATGCCGATGTGATGGTTGCAGGCGGTGCAGAAGGCGCGATTTCCCGCCTTGGCATGGGCGGCTTTGCCGCCATGAAAGCGCTGTCTACCCGTAATGATGATCCGGCTACGGCATCCCGCCCTTGGGATACGGGCCGCGATGGCTTTGTTATGGGTGAAGGCGCGGGTGTACTGGTACTGGAAGAGTACGAGCATGCCAAAAAACGTGGCGCAACCATCTACGCTGAACTGATCGGTTTTGGTATGAGCTCGGACGCTTACCATATCACTTCACCAACGGCAGAAGGCCCGGCTCGTGGCGTAAGCAATGCCTTGCGTGATGCCGGCATTAATCCGGATGAAGTGGATTACGTGAACGCTCACGGCACATCAACGCCAGTGGGTGATGCAAATGAAACCAATGCGCTGAAAATTGCCTTTGGTGATCATGCTAAAAAGCTGGTGGTAAATTCTACTAAATCCATGACGGGCCATTTATTGGGCGGCGCGGGTGGTGTGGAAGCGATTTACTCCATTTTGGCTCTGCATCATCAGGTATCCCCGCCTACCATCAATATCTTCGAGCAAGATATTGCG